In one Chryseobacterium camelliae genomic region, the following are encoded:
- the thiC gene encoding phosphomethylpyrimidine synthase ThiC, which yields MAHNITRSPFPNSKKIYVEGKIHPINVAMREIELSPTKLSNGTLEHNPPVTVYDTSGPYTDENSEIDIEKGLPRIREQWILDRNDVEILDGITSEYGKIRLADSKLDELRFSYNHKPKVAKEGQEVTQLYYAKQGIITPEMEYIAIRENQRIEQLDSVSKDMAFQHQGNSFGAKTPKTKITPEFVRDEIAAGRAIIPNNINHPESEPMIIGRNFLVKINANIGNSAVSSSIEEEVEKAVWACRWGADTIMDLSTGKNIHETREWIIRNSPVPIGTVPIYQALEKVKGVAEDLTWEIFKDTLIEQAEQGVSYFTIHAGVLLRYIHLTAKRVTGIVSRGGSIMAKWCLYHHKENFLYTHFEEICEIMKKYDVAFSLGDGLRPGSIADANDEAQFAELETLGELTKIAWKHNVQVMIEGPGHVPMHMIKENMEKQLEVCDEAPFYTLGPLTTDIAPGYDHITSGIGAAMIGWFGCAMLCYVTPKEHLGLPNKEDVKVGVITYKLAAHAADLAKGHPGAQYRDNALSKARFEFRWEDQFNLSLDPDTARSYHDETLPADGAKIAHFCSMCGPKFCSMKITQEIRESAEKGMFDKSQEFIEKGKEIYI from the coding sequence ATGGCTCACAACATTACACGTTCGCCGTTTCCGAACTCAAAGAAAATCTATGTTGAAGGGAAGATTCATCCGATCAATGTAGCGATGCGCGAAATAGAACTAAGTCCGACAAAATTATCTAACGGAACATTAGAACATAATCCGCCTGTTACCGTTTACGACACTTCTGGACCTTATACAGATGAAAATTCTGAAATTGATATCGAGAAAGGTCTTCCAAGAATCAGGGAACAATGGATTTTAGATAGAAACGATGTAGAGATTCTGGACGGAATTACTTCGGAATACGGAAAAATCCGTCTTGCCGATTCAAAATTGGACGAACTGCGTTTTTCTTACAACCATAAACCGAAAGTTGCAAAGGAAGGTCAGGAAGTTACCCAGTTATACTATGCAAAACAGGGAATCATTACTCCCGAAATGGAATATATTGCGATTCGGGAAAACCAAAGAATCGAGCAATTGGACTCTGTTTCAAAAGACATGGCTTTTCAGCATCAGGGAAACAGTTTTGGTGCTAAAACTCCAAAAACTAAAATCACTCCCGAATTTGTAAGAGACGAAATTGCAGCCGGAAGAGCAATTATTCCGAACAATATCAATCATCCGGAAAGTGAGCCGATGATTATCGGACGAAACTTTTTGGTTAAAATTAATGCCAATATCGGAAACAGTGCCGTTTCGTCAAGCATCGAGGAAGAAGTTGAAAAAGCAGTTTGGGCTTGTAGATGGGGAGCTGATACCATCATGGATCTATCAACCGGAAAAAATATTCACGAAACAAGAGAGTGGATCATCAGAAACAGTCCGGTTCCGATTGGTACAGTACCGATTTATCAGGCGCTGGAAAAAGTAAAAGGAGTTGCAGAAGATCTTACATGGGAGATTTTTAAAGATACTCTGATTGAGCAGGCAGAACAGGGAGTTTCTTACTTTACAATCCACGCAGGTGTTTTACTAAGGTATATTCATCTGACTGCAAAACGTGTAACAGGAATTGTTTCCAGAGGAGGTTCCATTATGGCAAAATGGTGTTTGTACCATCATAAAGAAAATTTTTTATACACACATTTTGAAGAGATCTGTGAAATCATGAAAAAATATGATGTTGCTTTTTCTTTGGGAGATGGACTTCGCCCAGGTTCTATTGCGGATGCGAATGATGAAGCACAGTTCGCAGAATTGGAAACATTGGGTGAACTGACAAAAATTGCTTGGAAACATAATGTTCAGGTGATGATTGAAGGTCCGGGTCACGTTCCTATGCATATGATTAAAGAAAACATGGAAAAGCAGTTGGAAGTATGTGATGAAGCACCATTTTATACTTTAGGTCCATTGACTACGGATATTGCGCCGGGTTATGATCATATCACTTCAGGAATCGGAGCGGCGATGATTGGCTGGTTCGGTTGTGCGATGTTGTGTTACGTAACACCGAAAGAACATTTAGGACTTCCGAATAAAGAAGATGTAAAAGTTGGGGTTATTACTTACAAACTAGCCGCTCATGCTGCAGATTTAGCAAAAGGACATCCTGGTGCACAATACAGAGACAATGCATTGAGTAAGGCAAGATTTGAATTCCGTTGGGAAGATCAGTTTAATCTTTCCCTAGATCCGGATACGGCAAGATCATATCATGATGAAACACTTCCCGCAGATGGAGCGAAGATTGCCCATTTCTGCTCAATGTGCGGACCAAAATTCTGTTCTATGAAAATCACACAGGAAATCCGTGAATCTGCAGAAAAAGGAATGTTTGACAAATCTCAGGAATTTATCGAAAAAGGGAAGGAAATTTATATATGA
- the thiS gene encoding sulfur carrier protein ThiS, whose translation MELTINHTLRTFDVLPETLEALLAIEIPQKRKGIAVALNNRIIPQSFWAETFLSNKDSILIITATQGG comes from the coding sequence ATGGAGCTCACAATCAATCACACTTTAAGAACTTTTGATGTACTTCCCGAAACACTGGAAGCATTACTGGCTATTGAGATACCTCAAAAACGGAAAGGTATTGCGGTAGCACTCAACAACCGTATTATTCCGCAGTCATTCTGGGCGGAAACATTTCTCAGCAACAAAGATTCAATTTTAATTATCACTGCCACACAAGGCGGTTAA
- a CDS encoding T9SS type A sorting domain-containing protein, with translation MKHFYNLKVFKHSQKRNLKTAALCSLFLIGSYASIDAQAKAYSFAQSTGTFTAVTGGTVLGTATASTGAASLYNVFYPVTMPFSFNYNGKVYSSLKVASNGYISFGGTADPTDNTPISGTEDWDGAVSAWGRSNQAVYNVSNTTGDIRWETVGTAPNREMVIQWTNFKPIYSTVTTYIYAFSFQIRLKETSNQIVTTYNSGSYLSGSTTITGTAQIGLRGATNSDYNNRLNTSTLAFTSATSGTSNTSTQYFNTSSTAASGMPPAGLTYTWTPPTCFAPTLTTGSATTNSITVNWTAPTPTPGSYDVYYNTTGAVPTSTTTPTQTNVTGTTATIPSLAGATTHYVWVRSGCGTGNTSSWTLMPIKLTTQCQPAALQSTNGATVCPGNTATLTASTTAGANIKWYDSATGGTQLATGNSYTTPVLTSTTNYWVSTAQSQNMTGGKSAPVSVTGNTGVSSLGLIIDANKDMVVNTVDIYPYTTTAANAGTGAGTVTINLVNSGGTILQTNTYTVNVAYTAATAAASPPTTISLNYNVPAGTGYKLVVTAKSSTISGFIRENDESNFSFPYIIGDICSLNTTTSGYYYYLYNLNVTSACESSRTQVTATVDSAGCLGTSETEAKETVKVHPNPFTEIININKAELVKTAKIMDVSGKLIRTINNPQSSINLQDISEGLYVLALEMKDGTQQSIKIIKK, from the coding sequence ATGAAACATTTTTACAATTTAAAAGTTTTTAAGCATTCCCAAAAAAGGAATTTAAAAACAGCAGCGCTCTGTTCTCTATTTTTAATAGGTTCATACGCTTCTATTGACGCACAGGCGAAAGCTTATTCTTTTGCCCAATCTACTGGTACTTTTACGGCTGTTACTGGAGGAACCGTTTTAGGAACCGCTACAGCAAGTACCGGAGCAGCAAGCTTATATAATGTATTTTATCCTGTTACAATGCCATTTTCTTTTAATTATAATGGAAAAGTATACAGCAGTCTAAAAGTAGCATCCAACGGATATATATCTTTCGGCGGTACTGCAGATCCAACAGATAATACACCTATCAGTGGAACAGAAGACTGGGACGGCGCTGTTTCAGCCTGGGGTAGATCAAATCAGGCTGTATATAATGTAAGCAATACAACCGGGGATATAAGATGGGAAACAGTTGGAACAGCTCCTAACAGGGAAATGGTAATACAATGGACTAATTTTAAACCAATTTATTCAACAGTTACTACATATATTTATGCCTTCTCTTTTCAAATTCGCCTAAAAGAAACTTCTAATCAAATAGTAACCACTTACAATTCAGGATCTTATTTGTCAGGAAGTACAACAATTACCGGCACTGCACAAATTGGTCTTCGAGGAGCTACAAATAGTGATTACAATAATCGATTAAATACAAGTACTTTAGCATTTACAAGTGCAACATCTGGTACTTCAAATACAAGTACTCAGTATTTTAATACTTCTTCAACTGCTGCTTCCGGTATGCCGCCTGCGGGCCTTACTTACACATGGACTCCTCCTACGTGTTTTGCTCCTACTTTAACTACAGGCTCAGCAACTACAAATTCTATTACAGTAAACTGGACAGCTCCAACTCCGACACCGGGAAGTTATGATGTGTATTATAATACGACCGGTGCTGTCCCAACAAGTACTACAACTCCAACGCAAACAAATGTTACGGGGACAACAGCAACAATACCATCCTTAGCTGGGGCAACTACTCATTATGTATGGGTAAGATCTGGTTGTGGAACAGGAAATACAAGCTCTTGGACATTGATGCCAATAAAATTAACAACTCAATGCCAACCGGCAGCATTACAGTCAACAAACGGAGCAACTGTTTGTCCTGGAAACACTGCTACACTTACAGCTTCTACAACTGCCGGAGCGAATATTAAATGGTATGATTCTGCTACAGGGGGAACTCAGTTGGCAACGGGTAATTCATATACAACACCTGTACTTACTTCAACTACAAACTATTGGGTAAGTACAGCACAATCTCAAAATATGACTGGAGGTAAATCTGCACCTGTATCAGTTACTGGAAATACCGGAGTGAGTTCCTTAGGATTAATAATAGATGCGAATAAAGATATGGTTGTGAATACTGTTGATATATATCCTTATACTACCACAGCAGCAAATGCAGGAACGGGAGCGGGAACAGTCACCATAAATCTTGTTAATTCAGGGGGGACTATTCTGCAAACCAATACTTACACAGTGAATGTTGCTTATACAGCAGCGACGGCAGCGGCATCACCTCCAACTACAATTTCTTTAAATTATAATGTCCCTGCAGGTACTGGTTATAAATTAGTAGTGACGGCTAAGTCGTCAACAATTTCAGGTTTTATTAGAGAAAATGATGAAAGTAATTTTTCTTTTCCATATATAATAGGTGATATATGTAGTCTAAATACAACAACAAGTGGATATTATTATTATCTATACAATTTGAATGTTACAAGTGCTTGTGAATCATCAAGAACACAAGTTACTGCAACCGTAGATTCAGCAGGTTGTCTGGGAACTTCTGAAACTGAAGCTAAAGAAACTGTAAAGGTTCATCCAAATCCTTTTACCGAAATTATAAATATTAATAAAGCGGAATTGGTAAAAACGGCTAAAATAATGGATGTTTCTGGTAAGCTAATCAGAACGATTAATAATCCTCAATCTTCTATAAATTTACAAGATATCTCTGAAGGACTTTATGTCTTGGCTTTAGAAATGAAAGACGGAACTCAACAATCCATTAAGATTATTAAGAAATAA
- a CDS encoding RluA family pseudouridine synthase, whose amino-acid sequence MEEQIIYEDNHLLVINKKVGQLVQGDKTGDESLLELIKDFIKKRDNKPGNVFLGLVHRIDRPTSGLVIYAKTSKALSRLTQMVKNREVKKTYWAVIAKEMIPKTQRLVHYLKKNEKNNKAIVFPKATEGAKEAILTYHVIKTLDNYLLLEIDLETGRHHQIRAQLSKTGVPIKGDLKYGSPRSNSDGGINLHARKLEFIHPVTKERIVIVGPVPQNDAIWRVCED is encoded by the coding sequence ATGGAGGAACAGATTATTTATGAGGATAACCATCTTTTGGTGATTAATAAAAAAGTCGGTCAGCTTGTTCAGGGCGATAAAACCGGAGATGAATCGTTATTAGAATTAATCAAAGACTTTATAAAAAAAAGAGATAACAAACCGGGGAATGTTTTCCTCGGTTTGGTTCATCGTATAGACAGACCTACTTCGGGGTTGGTAATTTATGCTAAAACCTCCAAAGCTTTGTCTCGACTGACTCAAATGGTCAAGAATCGAGAGGTAAAAAAAACATATTGGGCTGTGATAGCCAAAGAAATGATTCCAAAAACGCAAAGACTGGTTCATTACTTAAAGAAAAACGAAAAAAATAATAAAGCCATTGTTTTCCCAAAAGCTACTGAGGGGGCAAAAGAGGCCATCTTGACTTATCATGTTATTAAAACGTTGGATAATTATCTTTTGTTGGAAATCGATCTGGAAACCGGAAGACATCATCAGATCAGGGCTCAGTTATCAAAAACCGGTGTTCCGATTAAAGGTGACTTAAAATATGGTTCACCCCGCTCAAATTCTGACGGAGGGATTAATCTTCACGCCAGAAAGCTGGAGTTTATTCATCCTGTTACCAAAGAAAGAATTGTAATTGTAGGACCTGTTCCGCAAAATGATGCAATTTGGAGAGTTTGTGAAGATTAA
- the panB gene encoding 3-methyl-2-oxobutanoate hydroxymethyltransferase, with translation MSVHSEIKKVTTETLRKMKFDKEKITMLTAYDFTTAKMVDAGGIDAVLIGDSAANVMAGFETTLPITLDQMIYHSQSVVRGTDRALVVADLPFGTYQSNPEKALESAVRMMKEGGAHAVKIEGGKEISKSIKKIINAGIPVMGHLGLTPQSIYKFGTYKVRAKEEAEAEKLIADAQLLEELGCFAVVLEKIPADLAKKVTEAISIPTIGIGAGPHCDGQVLVYHDMVGMNKGFSPKFLRRYLDLYTEITGAVAQYVKDVKGQDFPNENESY, from the coding sequence ATGTCTGTTCATTCTGAAATTAAAAAAGTTACTACCGAAACTTTGCGTAAAATGAAATTCGACAAAGAAAAGATAACGATGCTTACAGCATACGATTTTACTACGGCGAAAATGGTAGATGCGGGAGGAATTGATGCGGTTTTGATAGGAGATTCTGCAGCGAATGTAATGGCGGGTTTTGAAACGACGTTGCCTATTACTTTAGATCAGATGATTTACCACTCTCAAAGTGTGGTAAGAGGAACCGACAGAGCTTTGGTCGTTGCCGATTTACCTTTCGGAACGTATCAAAGTAATCCTGAAAAAGCATTGGAATCTGCGGTAAGGATGATGAAGGAAGGAGGTGCCCATGCCGTAAAAATAGAAGGAGGAAAGGAAATTTCTAAATCTATTAAAAAAATTATCAATGCGGGAATTCCTGTAATGGGACATTTGGGATTAACGCCGCAATCTATCTATAAATTCGGAACCTATAAAGTAAGAGCTAAAGAAGAAGCAGAAGCTGAAAAATTAATCGCTGATGCTCAGCTTTTGGAGGAGCTGGGATGCTTTGCTGTTGTTCTGGAGAAAATCCCGGCAGACCTTGCTAAAAAAGTAACGGAAGCCATTTCTATCCCAACGATCGGAATCGGAGCAGGTCCTCATTGTGACGGTCAGGTTTTGGTGTATCACGATATGGTTGGAATGAATAAAGGGTTTAGCCCGAAATTTTTAAGAAGATATCTTGATTTATATACAGAAATTACAGGGGCAGTTGCTCAATACGTAAAAGATGTGAAAGGTCAGGACTTCCCTAATGAAAATGAAAGTTATTAA
- a CDS encoding Crp/Fnr family transcriptional regulator — protein sequence MPQEQQLAIEERFARVFNDKSFKERLSNADFEKYISVKKKMSFQKHDIIFEDGEIPKGVYVLEKGAAKLSKSGAFGKDQILRFIKEGDIIGYRALLCGENFQAKAEAMTDVECIFLPSDVFMHLLEVDPQLSFVMLQKISYELGESSNTITFLAQKTVRERLAEILLLLEQKLGVDPEGFIKISLTREEIANIIGTATESAIRLISEFKQDSLIEVDGRNIKILNHDKLMKLGHVVL from the coding sequence TCGCTATTGAAGAAAGATTTGCCAGAGTTTTTAATGATAAATCATTCAAAGAAAGACTATCTAATGCAGATTTTGAGAAATACATTAGCGTAAAGAAAAAAATGAGTTTTCAAAAGCATGATATCATTTTCGAAGACGGAGAGATTCCGAAAGGAGTCTATGTTTTGGAAAAGGGTGCTGCCAAACTATCTAAGTCAGGAGCTTTTGGAAAAGATCAGATTTTAAGATTTATCAAAGAAGGCGATATCATCGGGTATCGCGCACTGCTTTGTGGTGAAAATTTTCAGGCGAAAGCTGAAGCGATGACAGATGTTGAATGTATTTTTCTTCCTTCGGATGTTTTTATGCATTTGTTAGAAGTAGATCCTCAGCTTTCATTTGTAATGCTTCAGAAAATTTCCTACGAACTGGGAGAATCTTCCAATACCATTACTTTCCTGGCGCAGAAAACAGTAAGAGAAAGATTAGCTGAAATTTTATTGCTTCTTGAGCAGAAATTAGGAGTTGATCCGGAAGGTTTCATCAAAATTTCTTTAACGAGAGAAGAAATTGCAAACATTATAGGGACGGCTACGGAAAGTGCCATTCGTCTGATTTCCGAATTCAAACAAGACAGTCTCATAGAAGTAGACGGTAGAAATATCAAAATTCTCAACCACGACAAATTAATGAAACTAGGTCACGTAGTTTTATAA